A region of Deltaproteobacteria bacterium DNA encodes the following proteins:
- a CDS encoding 5-formyltetrahydrofolate cyclo-ligase, whose translation MTQNPKKEELRKGMLEKRLALPEEKVHLLSKPIQEKLIKSEVWGQTENIGLYAPIKNEVETKLLFMKALESGYSVYFPRVEQGLRFYEVQEPSDLQKGAWGIPEPKDSCPPLEKLEDLGLIVAPGIVFDKKGHRLGYGKAFYDNLLKNFPNRTVGLAYDFQVVDELPADAWDCRLKKVITEKNEYIF comes from the coding sequence ATGACACAAAATCCGAAAAAAGAAGAACTGCGGAAGGGAATGCTTGAAAAGAGGCTGGCCCTGCCCGAGGAGAAGGTTCATCTTTTAAGCAAGCCGATTCAGGAAAAGCTGATCAAATCGGAGGTGTGGGGGCAGACGGAGAATATCGGCCTCTATGCCCCCATCAAGAACGAGGTGGAGACCAAACTCCTGTTCATGAAGGCCCTCGAGTCGGGATATTCCGTTTATTTTCCGCGCGTGGAACAGGGGCTTCGTTTTTATGAGGTGCAAGAGCCCTCCGATCTGCAAAAAGGGGCATGGGGAATCCCCGAGCCTAAAGACAGTTGTCCACCGCTGGAAAAACTCGAAGACCTGGGATTGATTGTCGCGCCGGGAATTGTCTTCGACAAAAAGGGGCATCGCCTGGGCTACGGAAAGGCGTTTTACGACAATCTGCTGAAAAACTTTCCCAACCGGACGGTAGGGCTGGCCTACGATTTTCAGGTGGTGGATGAACTCCCCGCGGATGCGTGGGATTGCCGGCTGAAAAAAGTCATCACCGAAAAGAACGAATATATCTTTTAA
- a CDS encoding rRNA pseudouridine synthase, giving the protein MPLERLQKIIASEGRYSRRQAEELIRQGKVIVDGKKVTVLGTKADPDSSRITVNGKPVSGRPAHHYLLFHKPRRCMVTRDDPEGRKTVYDYLPKKFEVLKPVGRLDYDSEGLLFLTNDGALAQKLSHPKFHIRKTYEVKVQPPPTPRQIERLTNGVVLDGRLARALSAQIVGKNPKSVWLKIELEEGRNRQIRRMCEAVGLTVKTLVRTGYGPFKLCGMPRGGWLVLNPKQLVKSLPLTP; this is encoded by the coding sequence ATGCCCCTCGAACGTCTCCAAAAAATCATCGCAAGCGAAGGACGTTATTCCCGCCGGCAGGCCGAAGAGCTGATCCGGCAGGGGAAGGTGATTGTCGACGGCAAAAAAGTCACCGTTTTGGGAACCAAAGCCGATCCCGATTCCTCGCGCATCACCGTCAACGGCAAGCCGGTTTCAGGCAGGCCCGCGCATCATTATCTGTTGTTCCACAAACCGCGCCGGTGCATGGTGACGCGCGACGATCCCGAGGGGCGAAAAACGGTCTACGATTATCTCCCCAAAAAGTTTGAAGTCCTGAAACCGGTGGGGAGGCTCGATTACGACTCGGAAGGGCTCCTTTTTTTGACCAACGATGGCGCCCTGGCGCAAAAACTCTCACATCCCAAATTTCACATCCGCAAAACCTACGAGGTAAAAGTTCAGCCCCCTCCGACCCCGCGCCAGATCGAGCGCCTGACAAACGGCGTTGTCCTTGATGGCCGACTTGCGCGCGCACTTTCGGCGCAAATTGTCGGCAAAAATCCCAAATCGGTCTGGCTTAAGATCGAACTGGAAGAAGGACGCAACCGCCAGATCCGCCGGATGTGCGAGGCGGTGGGGTTGACGGTAAAAACGCTGGTGCGCACCGGTTATGGTCCCTTTAAATTGTGCGGCATGCCGCGCGGAGGCTGGCTTGTTTTAAACCCAAAGCAACTTGTCAAGTCCCTTCCCTTAACTCCCTGA
- a CDS encoding cell division protein ZapA, translated as MKKSYDLTILDQPFTIKTEADEKQVKKVADYVNKRMHEIVASKKAISTANVAILAALNIAEDLFNEKRRQAEKVRGWVGRMKELLSGSEEAVSELKKERM; from the coding sequence ATGAAAAAATCCTATGACCTGACCATTTTGGATCAGCCCTTCACCATCAAAACGGAGGCTGACGAAAAACAGGTGAAAAAAGTGGCCGATTATGTTAATAAGAGGATGCACGAGATCGTCGCGAGCAAAAAGGCGATCTCCACGGCCAATGTGGCCATCTTGGCGGCGCTGAATATCGCGGAGGATCTGTTCAACGAAAAGCGCCGGCAGGCGGAAAAAGTTCGGGGTTGGGTTGGCCGGATGAAGGAATTGCTTTCCGGCAGTGAAGAGGCCGTGTCGGAATTGAAAAAAGAAAGAATGTAA